A stretch of Arachis hypogaea cultivar Tifrunner chromosome 15, arahy.Tifrunner.gnm2.J5K5, whole genome shotgun sequence DNA encodes these proteins:
- the LOC112750426 gene encoding uncharacterized protein, with amino-acid sequence MEDLWKRAKIFAEEAAKKSQEIGAAVSSSATATTSSVRFADLVSETTKKSKELAAEASKRAEEIKAAIAAEAAKHADSIKTLSDGITIPPQISAAIATASSAAAVAAPSSSSPSLPNDDDLEKFGVTDDLRSFVRGLTSTTFQNFPLSFDEPQASDVPTVASNNVRKDLNDFQEKHATLVLITVKEISRLRYELCPRTMKERHFWKIYFTLVNTHVAPYEKKYMEEVQLRDAADKTVAKLEQTTITGGSGKVEATGNNVKSKSSKTSSTEQDLDTFLLGDLEDSDEGPDGGADGFDDDDDDFDKIGNSDVEDEKHGKKTSAPEV; translated from the exons ATGGAGGACCTGTGGAAGCGAGCTAAGATCTTCGCCGAAGAGGCCGCCAAAAAGTCTCAAGAAATCGGCGCCGCCGTCTCCTCCTCCGCCACCGCCACCACTTCCTCCGTTAGGTTCGCCGATCTTGTCTCCGAGACCACCAAGAAGTCCAAGGAGCTCGCCGCCGAGGCCTCCAAGAGAGCCGAAGAGATCAAGGCCGCCATTGCCGCCGAGGCCGCCAAGCACGCCGACAGCATCAAGACCCTCTCCGACGGAATCACCATTCCTCCCCAAATCTCCGCCGCCATTGCCACCGCATCATCTGCCGCAGCTGTAGCCGCGCCTTCTTCTTCCTCACCGTCTCTTCCCAACGACGACGACCTCGAGAAGTTCGGCGTCACCGATGATCTCAGATCCTTCGTCAGAGGACTCACTTCCACCACGTTCCAGAACTTTCCCCTCAGTTTCG ATGAACCGCAGGCCTCTGATGTGCCCACTGTGGCTTCCAATAATGTGCGGAAGGATCTCAATGATTTTCAAGAGAAACATGCCACACTTGTTCTTATCACTGTTAAG GAAATTTCAAGGCTGAGATATGAATTATGTCCTCGTACTATGAAAGAACGACACTTTTGGAAGATTTATTTTACTCTTGTAAACACGCATGTGGCACC GTATGAGAAAAAATATATGGAGGAGGTTCAGCTCAGAGATGCAGCAGATAAAACTGTGGCTAAGTTAGAGCAAACTACAATTACTGGAGGAAGTGGAAAGGTAGAAGCAACAGGGAACAATGTGAAGAGTAAATCTTCAAAGACATCTTCTACTGAGCAAGACTTGGATACGTTTCTTCTTGGAGATCTTGAAGacagtgatgaaggtccag ATGGCGGGGCGGACGGctttgatgacgatgatgatgattttgacAAGATTGGAAATTCT GATGTTGAAGATGAGAAGCATGGGAAGAAAACATCTGCACCAGAAGTTTAG